From the Desulfovibrio sp. Fe33 genome, one window contains:
- a CDS encoding beta-barrel assembly-enhancing protease gives MRIPFGLFPAMLAALLLVLTPAATARADLLGNKLTLRDENKMGRDFDKIIRAQQNMVGDTYITGYVSEVVARVVTGTRPMPFHVKSAVIANPLINAFAIPGGYIYIFTGLIQSVDTESQLAGVIAHELAHVSQRHVVNRIEKQKKIALLSTAGMLAGLLLGVAAGGDAVQAGQAIVLGSQGAATAAMLHYSQEDEREADHVGLNSLVKAGYNPEGMPQTFQIMLKNKWYDNSAAMPSYLSTHPGTEERITYLHDRIARMPKEFLDRRDDNTRLKRVQVLIRSRMSPANTALAYWDDKKESDYTPMDYVGRGITLERLKKIDEAEKAFTTALSLAKDDPLVVREAGIFFFKTGHPDRAVGLLQKAAILDKDDAMALFYLARLQAEAKQFGQAEKNMRKVNELVPEDWEVHHHLGMILGESGDAFGGNLHLAYAAVYSMNLKRAKEFMNRADSLAQTQEQKDRVKELDDAIKVRTELGK, from the coding sequence ATGCGTATTCCCTTCGGCTTATTTCCGGCCATGCTGGCCGCCCTGCTGCTGGTGTTGACCCCGGCCGCGACCGCCCGCGCCGACCTGCTGGGCAACAAGTTGACCCTGCGCGACGAGAACAAGATGGGCCGCGACTTCGACAAGATCATCCGGGCCCAGCAAAACATGGTGGGCGACACGTACATCACCGGCTACGTGAGCGAGGTGGTGGCAAGGGTGGTCACAGGCACACGGCCCATGCCGTTCCACGTCAAAAGCGCGGTCATCGCCAACCCGCTCATCAACGCCTTCGCCATTCCCGGCGGATACATCTACATCTTCACGGGATTGATCCAGTCCGTCGACACCGAGTCCCAACTGGCGGGCGTCATAGCCCACGAGTTGGCGCACGTTTCCCAGCGGCACGTGGTCAACCGCATTGAAAAGCAGAAGAAAATCGCCCTGCTCTCAACGGCCGGCATGTTGGCCGGACTGTTGCTGGGCGTTGCCGCCGGAGGGGACGCCGTCCAGGCGGGCCAGGCGATCGTGCTCGGCTCCCAGGGAGCGGCCACGGCGGCCATGCTTCATTATTCCCAAGAGGATGAGCGCGAGGCGGACCACGTGGGCCTGAACTCCCTGGTCAAGGCGGGATACAACCCCGAGGGAATGCCCCAGACCTTCCAGATCATGCTCAAGAACAAGTGGTACGACAACAGCGCGGCCATGCCGAGCTACCTGTCCACCCACCCCGGGACTGAGGAGCGCATCACCTACCTGCACGACCGCATCGCGCGAATGCCCAAGGAATTCCTCGACCGCAGGGACGACAATACCCGGCTGAAGCGTGTCCAGGTCCTGATCCGGTCGCGCATGTCCCCGGCAAACACGGCCCTCGCGTACTGGGACGACAAGAAGGAAAGCGACTACACGCCCATGGACTACGTTGGCCGGGGCATCACGCTGGAGCGGCTCAAGAAGATCGACGAGGCCGAAAAGGCCTTCACGACGGCCCTTTCCCTGGCCAAGGACGACCCCCTGGTGGTCCGTGAAGCAGGCATCTTCTTCTTCAAGACCGGACACCCCGACCGCGCCGTCGGCCTGCTGCAAAAGGCGGCCATCCTGGACAAGGACGACGCCATGGCCCTGTTCTACCTGGCCCGCCTCCAGGCCGAAGCCAAGCAATTCGGCCAGGCCGAGAAGAACATGCGCAAGGTCAACGAACTGGTGCCCGAAGACTGGGAAGTCCATCACCACCTGGGCATGATCCTCGGCGAGTCCGGGGACGCCTTCGGCGGGAACCTGCATCTGGCCTACGCCGCCGTCTATTCCATGAACCTCAAGCGGGCCAAGGAATTCATGAATCGAGCCGATTCGCTGGCGCAGACCCAGGAACAGAAGGACCGCGTCAAGGAGCTGGACGACGCCATCAAGGTCCGCACCGAGCTGGGCAAATAA